One Lysinibacillus sp. OF-1 DNA segment encodes these proteins:
- a CDS encoding nucleotidyltransferase-like protein yields the protein MEQVLRPIYQERASQSNTLGVILVEKREEHSNVTDTFDTVLLIIVKEAEQPVFSKHYLYEGNKVALHTVTEKLIRKWLLIGSNKKVVDWIFFGRVLFDRNEFLHKLKIELQEFPYSGRKIKTGIQFSKLIRRYLEGKEYFDKGSYLDAYNHVVDSLHHLGRLSIIDSGLYPEVTVWAQVKKIEPAIYKLYEELVTSNEPIEKRLELLFLASEFLIHSRTRDGAQHILEVMQTKDMWTIQELHDHHELMNYSVDLEVFVEYLVDKGYIQIEPIAAKNEMIFHRHYKVNKEALEMGQ from the coding sequence ATGGAGCAGGTATTGCGTCCAATCTACCAAGAACGTGCGAGTCAGTCGAATACATTAGGCGTAATTTTAGTGGAGAAGCGTGAGGAACATAGTAACGTTACAGATACATTTGATACAGTTTTATTAATTATCGTAAAAGAAGCAGAGCAGCCAGTCTTTTCGAAACATTACTTATATGAAGGAAATAAAGTAGCTCTACATACAGTTACAGAGAAGTTAATACGAAAATGGTTGCTCATCGGTTCTAATAAGAAGGTAGTCGATTGGATTTTCTTTGGAAGGGTGTTATTTGATCGTAATGAATTTTTGCATAAATTAAAAATAGAATTGCAAGAATTCCCGTATAGCGGTCGTAAAATTAAAACAGGCATCCAATTCTCAAAGTTAATTCGCAGATATCTGGAGGGGAAAGAATACTTCGATAAAGGAAGTTACTTGGATGCTTATAATCACGTAGTCGATTCATTACATCATTTGGGTCGTCTTTCTATTATAGATAGCGGACTATACCCTGAAGTTACTGTTTGGGCACAAGTGAAAAAAATAGAGCCTGCTATCTACAAGCTGTATGAAGAGCTAGTGACGAGTAATGAGCCAATAGAAAAGCGCTTAGAATTATTGTTTTTAGCAAGTGAGTTTTTAATTCATTCTCGTACACGTGATGGTGCACAGCATATATTAGAAGTTATGCAAACGAAAGACATGTGGACGATTCAGGAATTGCATGACCATCATGAGCTCATGAATTACTCAGTAGATTTAGAAGTGTTTGTCGAATATTTAGTGGATAAAGGCTATATTCAAATAGAACCAATTGCTGCAAAAAATGAGATGATATTTCACCGTCATTACAAGGTCAATAAAGAGGCACTAGAAATGGGGCAATGA
- a CDS encoding YgzB family protein, producing the protein MKPYKSKINKIRSFALALIFFGFIVMYGGIFFKNSPILVLIFMSLGVLCIIGSTVVYAWIGLLSTRAIQVECPNCHKHTKVLGRVDMCMYCNEPLTLDPTLEGKEFDQSYNNKTKKS; encoded by the coding sequence ATGAAACCTTACAAAAGTAAAATTAATAAAATTCGTTCATTCGCATTAGCACTAATCTTCTTCGGTTTTATTGTCATGTACGGAGGAATTTTCTTTAAAAATAGCCCGATATTAGTTTTAATTTTCATGTCATTAGGTGTTTTATGTATTATCGGTAGCACAGTCGTATATGCTTGGATCGGGTTGCTTTCAACAAGAGCTATTCAAGTGGAATGTCCTAATTGTCATAAACATACAAAGGTTTTAGGGCGTGTTGATATGTGCATGTACTGTAATGAACCACTAACGCTTGATCCAACTTTAGAAGGTAAAGAGTTCGATCAATCCTATAATAATAAAACAAAAAAATCCTAG
- the perR gene encoding peroxide-responsive transcriptional repressor PerR produces the protein MSATHLQDALDTLKTTGVRITPQRHAILEYLIQSMAHPTADEIYKALEGKFPNMSVATVYNNLRVFREVGLVKELTYGDASSRFDFVTNDHYHMICECCGKIVDFHYPGLDEIEHFASQVTGFDVHSHRLEIYGTCPSCKVATAKVQ, from the coding sequence ATGTCTGCAACGCATTTACAGGATGCACTGGACACGTTAAAAACAACTGGTGTTCGTATTACTCCTCAGCGTCATGCTATTTTGGAATATCTTATTCAATCAATGGCACATCCTACTGCCGATGAAATTTATAAAGCACTCGAGGGAAAGTTTCCTAATATGAGTGTAGCGACTGTCTATAACAACCTGCGTGTATTTCGTGAAGTGGGTCTTGTGAAAGAACTGACTTATGGAGATGCTTCAAGTCGCTTTGATTTCGTGACAAATGACCATTACCATATGATTTGTGAATGCTGTGGTAAGATCGTCGATTTCCATTATCCAGGACTCGACGAAATAGAGCATTTTGCATCACAGGTAACTGGTTTTGATGTGCACTCGCATCGTTTAGAGATATACGGCACTTGTCCATCATGTAAAGTTGCTACTGCTAAAGTACAATAA
- a CDS encoding D-2-hydroxyacid dehydrogenase → MKIYFTFEPRPDLREPLLAEFPQVDFIFKSGLSNEVLQQADVLVTYGEDLTEESIQYATKLKWIFVASAGIEKMPAQAIIERGILVSNVRGIHKTPMAESMLAHILAIKRALPWMYEQQKKSEWSKKAQQTELRDSTALILGPGAIGSEVGRLLQAFGVTTIGCNRSGKEAAYMDTMISFAQLKEALPNADIVISVLPKTKETTHLLKEEHFAAMKNSAIFMNFGRGNLVEERVLIQAIKKEQIGYAVLDVFEEEPLSTDNPLWTLPNVIVSPHVSSHSSRYVERSLEIFKPSLTKWLKGDTDLENTMDLSRGY, encoded by the coding sequence GTGAAAATCTATTTTACATTTGAACCTAGACCAGATTTACGAGAGCCGTTATTAGCAGAATTTCCACAGGTTGATTTTATCTTCAAAAGTGGCTTATCGAATGAAGTTCTTCAACAAGCGGATGTTTTAGTTACATATGGTGAAGATTTAACAGAAGAAAGTATCCAATATGCGACAAAGCTAAAATGGATTTTCGTTGCCTCAGCAGGTATAGAAAAAATGCCAGCTCAAGCGATTATTGAACGTGGGATTTTAGTTTCGAATGTCCGTGGTATTCATAAAACACCAATGGCTGAATCGATGCTTGCCCATATTTTAGCGATTAAACGTGCGTTACCTTGGATGTATGAGCAGCAAAAGAAAAGTGAATGGTCGAAAAAAGCGCAGCAAACGGAATTACGAGATAGTACGGCGCTTATTTTAGGCCCAGGAGCGATTGGTTCAGAAGTTGGGCGTTTATTGCAGGCTTTTGGCGTGACGACGATTGGCTGCAACCGCTCTGGAAAAGAAGCGGCGTATATGGATACGATGATTAGCTTTGCTCAATTAAAAGAGGCCTTACCTAATGCGGATATCGTTATTTCGGTGTTACCAAAAACAAAAGAAACGACCCATTTATTAAAAGAAGAGCATTTTGCTGCTATGAAAAATAGCGCCATCTTCATGAATTTTGGTCGAGGCAATTTAGTGGAAGAAAGGGTACTCATTCAAGCAATCAAAAAAGAGCAAATTGGTTACGCCGTTTTAGATGTCTTTGAAGAAGAGCCTCTGTCAACGGACAATCCATTATGGACGTTACCGAATGTCATTGTATCACCACATGTATCTAGCCATTCTTCTCGTTATGTTGAACGAAGCTTAGAAATTTTCAAGCCAAGCCTAACAAAATGGCTGAAGGGTGACACGGATTTAGAAAATACGATGGATTTATCTAGAGGATATTAA
- the bcp gene encoding thioredoxin-dependent thiol peroxidase yields MTLLEGQKAPDFSLMNEKREMVQLANLKGQNVILYFYPKDMTPGCTTEACDFRDKFEDFSHLNAVVLGVSPDNANKHTKFIDKHSLPFSLLVDDDHTVAEAYGVWVLKKMYGREYMGIERSTFLIDTEGKLVKAWRKVRVKNHIEEVYTYLADQEAAK; encoded by the coding sequence ATGACTTTACTAGAAGGACAAAAGGCGCCAGATTTTTCTCTAATGAATGAAAAGAGAGAAATGGTACAGTTAGCTAATTTGAAAGGACAGAATGTTATTTTATACTTCTATCCCAAAGATATGACACCAGGCTGCACGACGGAGGCTTGTGATTTTCGCGATAAGTTCGAGGACTTCAGTCATTTAAATGCTGTTGTTCTGGGTGTTAGTCCAGATAACGCAAACAAACATACAAAATTTATTGATAAGCATAGTTTACCATTTTCATTATTAGTTGATGACGATCATACCGTTGCTGAAGCATATGGTGTGTGGGTTTTAAAGAAAATGTATGGACGTGAATATATGGGCATAGAGCGTTCAACGTTTTTAATTGATACTGAGGGTAAGCTTGTAAAAGCTTGGCGTAAAGTACGTGTAAAAAATCATATTGAAGAAGTGTATACCTATTTAGCAGATCAGGAGGCAGCAAAGTGA
- a CDS encoding glutamate-1-semialdehyde 2,1-aminomutase: MNHAKSEAIHAEAIQHIVGGVNSPSRSYKAVGGGSPVAMARGKGAYFWDVDGNRYIDYLAAYGPIVTGHGHPHIAKAITHAAENGTLFGTPTEYEVTFAKMLKEAIPSMDKVRFNNSGTEAVMTTIRVARAYTGRTKIMKFAGCYHGHFDLVLVAAGSGPATLGTPDSAGVTTSTAEEVITVPFNSPEAFTEAMNKWGEEIAAILIEPIVGNFGIVEPNPGFLELVHATAKEKGALTIYDEVITAFRFHYGGAQNLLGLTPDLTALGKVIGGGLPIGAYGGRKEIMDTVAPLGPAYQAGTMAGNPASMQAGIACLEVLQTPGIYDEMDRLGGILEEGILAAAKKHGVTITLNRLKGALTIYFTDVKVENYDQAENSDGEIFGRFFKLMLEQGINLAPSKYEAWFLTTEHTEADILETIKAVDTAFSQL, from the coding sequence ATGAATCACGCAAAATCTGAAGCAATACATGCAGAGGCTATACAGCATATCGTGGGTGGTGTAAACAGCCCTTCTCGTTCATATAAAGCAGTAGGTGGCGGTTCTCCTGTGGCAATGGCTCGAGGAAAAGGTGCTTATTTTTGGGATGTAGATGGCAATCGTTATATCGACTATCTAGCAGCATATGGACCAATCGTTACTGGTCATGGCCATCCTCATATTGCAAAGGCCATTACACATGCAGCTGAAAATGGTACATTGTTTGGAACGCCAACTGAATATGAGGTTACTTTCGCAAAAATGCTAAAAGAAGCCATCCCATCTATGGACAAAGTGCGTTTTAACAACTCTGGTACTGAGGCTGTTATGACAACTATTCGTGTTGCACGCGCCTATACAGGCCGAACAAAAATCATGAAATTTGCTGGTTGCTACCACGGTCACTTCGATTTAGTATTAGTAGCTGCCGGTTCTGGCCCAGCAACATTAGGAACGCCTGATTCAGCAGGTGTAACAACTTCGACTGCTGAAGAAGTTATTACGGTACCTTTCAATAGCCCTGAAGCCTTTACAGAAGCTATGAATAAATGGGGCGAGGAAATTGCAGCGATCTTAATTGAACCAATCGTAGGCAACTTCGGTATTGTGGAACCAAACCCAGGTTTCCTTGAATTAGTACATGCGACAGCAAAAGAAAAAGGTGCTTTAACGATTTACGATGAAGTCATCACAGCCTTCCGCTTCCACTATGGCGGTGCTCAAAATTTACTCGGTCTAACACCTGATCTAACAGCACTGGGGAAAGTTATTGGCGGTGGCTTACCAATCGGAGCATACGGTGGTCGTAAAGAAATTATGGATACAGTTGCACCCCTCGGCCCTGCATATCAAGCAGGTACGATGGCTGGAAACCCTGCCTCTATGCAAGCAGGGATTGCCTGCCTAGAAGTGCTACAAACACCAGGTATTTACGATGAAATGGATCGATTAGGTGGAATTCTAGAAGAGGGTATTTTAGCTGCTGCCAAGAAGCATGGCGTAACCATCACGTTAAATCGCCTCAAAGGGGCACTAACGATTTACTTTACAGATGTGAAAGTAGAAAACTACGACCAAGCTGAAAACTCTGACGGTGAAATCTTTGGTCGTTTCTTTAAATTGATGCTTGAGCAAGGTATCAATCTAGCTCCTTCTAAATATGAAGCGTGGTTCTTAACAACTGAGCATACGGAAGCAGATATTCTTGAAACTATTAAAGCCGTAGATACTGCGTTTTCTCAATTGTAA
- a CDS encoding FUSC family protein, protein MKLGARVFKTGVAIVLALFIAELLKLPSPVFAGIAAIFAIQPSIYRSYQTIVEQVQANIIGATIAVMFGLLFGHHVVAIGIAVIIAIGLMLKFKLEKSLSLALVSVVAIMEFQGDDFLTFGLIRFVTILVGVLAAFVVNLVFLPPKYEVKLFRKIYILQDDIIRWTRLAVRQASEHTSTKGALSKFKSRMLRVDTLYDLFKEERNYFKNKKYVKARKLVVYRQMILTSKKSLELLQRLHKHENELAQLPTQFHLMIQERLDSLLTYHEQLLLKYTGKLKPEHSQWSKSIDYVQRNELMEIFIKQVNFAREEGDMEFSSYHLLYILSRILDYEENLEHLDTLIVSYQSHHGHEINVEFEEEFI, encoded by the coding sequence ATGAAATTAGGTGCCCGTGTATTTAAAACTGGTGTCGCTATTGTCTTAGCACTGTTTATCGCAGAGTTATTAAAGCTCCCTTCACCTGTTTTTGCTGGAATTGCAGCCATTTTTGCGATTCAGCCTTCTATTTATCGTTCATATCAAACTATTGTAGAGCAAGTGCAGGCAAATATTATAGGTGCGACTATCGCCGTTATGTTTGGCTTACTCTTTGGCCATCATGTTGTTGCCATTGGCATAGCCGTCATAATAGCTATTGGTTTAATGTTGAAGTTTAAACTTGAAAAATCGCTTTCGTTGGCGTTGGTGTCAGTTGTGGCTATTATGGAATTTCAAGGCGATGACTTCTTAACGTTTGGATTGATACGCTTTGTTACTATATTAGTTGGAGTGTTAGCAGCATTTGTTGTTAACCTTGTTTTCCTACCACCGAAATACGAGGTAAAGCTATTCCGTAAAATCTATATTTTACAGGACGATATTATTCGTTGGACACGACTTGCTGTACGTCAGGCTTCTGAGCATACATCCACAAAGGGAGCATTAAGTAAATTTAAAAGCCGTATGTTGCGCGTGGATACGCTGTATGATTTATTCAAGGAAGAACGTAATTACTTCAAAAATAAAAAGTATGTGAAAGCACGTAAACTTGTAGTCTATCGTCAAATGATTTTAACTTCCAAAAAAAGCTTAGAATTACTACAGCGTTTGCATAAGCATGAAAACGAATTGGCGCAGCTACCTACGCAATTTCACTTGATGATACAGGAGCGACTTGATTCCTTATTAACATACCATGAACAATTGCTCTTGAAATATACAGGGAAATTAAAGCCTGAGCATTCACAGTGGAGTAAAAGCATCGACTATGTCCAACGCAATGAACTGATGGAAATTTTCATCAAGCAAGTCAACTTTGCTCGTGAAGAAGGCGATATGGAATTTTCTAGCTATCACCTACTTTATATACTATCGCGTATTTTAGATTATGAGGAAAATCTAGAGCATCTAGATACACTCATCGTATCCTATCAAAGTCATCATGGACATGAAATCAATGTAGAATTTGAAGAAGAATTTATTTAA
- a CDS encoding toxic anion resistance protein gives MSNISKTLEQLTLETADAVKEQLRDHAEVQQIANRINIKNQLELLALGKEPATKLATFADQILAIITRSTSFESNELFKQLEVLMQTFDKKDFTEQKGFFKKLFARKTKNDEDLFAKYNVLGRDIEKIHYHFVLMEEELAKDNRILARLYNEDLMYYLELEKYIVATDIKLHEVQTTLIPMYEKQSEAGNQVAKMELNSLQAIAEMLRQKIDELEKSRMVAILTAPQIEMLRHGNSELMEQINGAFVKTIPVFKMGLMNAVNDRRQQLQNQSASAFENRLKQFGGASDEAVQLSTAMGQQSGPTQSLEEMWDIIVSGIENYQHLRDEQTVKRQQAEQQLLTLRN, from the coding sequence ATGTCAAATATCTCGAAGACGTTGGAGCAGCTGACCTTAGAAACCGCTGACGCCGTCAAAGAACAGTTGCGAGACCATGCAGAGGTTCAGCAAATTGCTAATCGAATCAATATAAAAAATCAGTTAGAACTATTGGCGCTCGGAAAAGAGCCAGCGACAAAATTAGCTACATTTGCAGATCAGATTTTAGCTATTATTACCCGCTCAACATCCTTTGAATCAAATGAATTATTTAAGCAGCTTGAAGTTCTAATGCAGACATTTGATAAAAAAGATTTTACTGAGCAAAAGGGCTTTTTTAAAAAGCTATTTGCACGTAAAACCAAAAATGATGAAGATTTATTTGCCAAATACAATGTACTGGGTAGAGATATTGAGAAAATTCATTATCATTTTGTGTTGATGGAAGAGGAATTAGCGAAGGATAATCGAATACTTGCACGATTATATAACGAGGACTTGATGTACTATCTTGAACTAGAAAAATATATCGTAGCTACTGATATAAAATTACATGAAGTACAAACAACATTGATTCCGATGTATGAAAAGCAGAGCGAGGCTGGTAATCAGGTGGCGAAAATGGAGCTGAATAGTTTGCAAGCAATTGCTGAGATGCTCCGACAGAAAATAGATGAATTAGAAAAATCACGTATGGTCGCCATTTTAACAGCTCCGCAAATCGAAATGCTACGTCATGGCAATAGTGAACTGATGGAACAAATTAATGGCGCTTTTGTTAAGACCATCCCTGTTTTTAAAATGGGATTAATGAATGCGGTGAATGATAGGCGACAACAATTACAAAATCAATCTGCATCAGCCTTTGAAAATCGTCTGAAGCAATTCGGAGGAGCTAGCGATGAAGCGGTGCAATTAAGCACTGCTATGGGTCAGCAATCAGGCCCAACACAGAGCCTCGAAGAAATGTGGGACATTATTGTTTCAGGTATTGAAAATTATCAGCATTTACGTGATGAGCAAACGGTAAAACGTCAGCAAGCAGAGCAACAGCTGCTAACATTGCGAAACTAA
- a CDS encoding YceG family protein, whose translation MQTITIKSVLERHPDDWLQAFQDSPKDRAFYEETAQQVSFSRIAVRVLGVPIEEDDYFNSLFTLSQNANIHILSEELNKHIEQKDFQAIQTILSQHQQTPKGLSINRLVAMMYGHQLIPKHDDGVMNRHLQLATIKVVELFQQQQSLGLLANDFRRFLIDMVKWLKNHWIIWTKSMKPTDDFPKVVWYGETTISQRYFLLLLMELGCDVLIFHPAKIDELAEIDPTDTFSITYAYANQTTLQPFPDKLRDRQATVGYRSSQHFEQLMHDQQSGVYKPWQFKDFMPRSLTLRMTYDDIFIYAKEKALVRPQFEVIGDEVVIPVIFAKISGVSSQREEYWHQMHQLLTSSQTVFVQEFPYAATSRANFHFHYKHCLVNGELSVERIMQSDWWQYGELTLELQRAIAHTIKTSCEQPMLKQQPNETLYDLQLFLFKQMTMIPQDILRLMQSFDYSQDVPKLVLYQAPQQPALSREDMALLAFLNRFGMDIIFYNPTGQLDLEKHLQEDTFDVHRLEHMLFDLPYEEPKQQKTAPDKIIKKLFNRFF comes from the coding sequence ATGCAAACAATCACAATTAAATCAGTGTTGGAGCGTCATCCTGATGATTGGCTACAGGCGTTTCAAGATTCACCAAAGGATCGTGCATTTTATGAGGAAACAGCACAACAAGTTAGTTTTAGTAGGATTGCTGTTCGTGTATTAGGTGTACCAATCGAAGAAGATGATTATTTCAATTCGTTATTTACATTGTCACAAAACGCTAATATCCATATTTTAAGTGAAGAATTAAATAAGCATATTGAACAAAAGGATTTTCAAGCCATACAAACAATTTTATCGCAGCATCAACAAACGCCAAAAGGGCTATCTATTAATCGTCTAGTGGCGATGATGTATGGTCATCAGTTAATACCAAAGCATGATGATGGTGTTATGAATCGCCATTTACAATTAGCGACCATTAAAGTAGTAGAACTATTCCAACAACAACAATCGTTAGGTCTGCTAGCAAATGATTTTCGCCGATTTTTAATTGATATGGTGAAGTGGCTAAAAAACCATTGGATTATATGGACAAAATCCATGAAACCAACTGATGATTTTCCTAAAGTTGTTTGGTATGGGGAAACCACTATAAGTCAGCGTTATTTCTTATTACTATTAATGGAGCTTGGCTGTGACGTCTTAATTTTCCATCCAGCTAAAATAGATGAATTAGCAGAGATTGACCCTACTGATACATTCTCTATCACGTACGCATATGCTAATCAAACAACTTTACAGCCATTTCCTGATAAGCTTCGCGATCGGCAGGCAACGGTAGGTTATCGCTCTAGTCAGCATTTTGAACAATTAATGCATGATCAACAATCAGGTGTCTATAAGCCTTGGCAGTTTAAAGATTTTATGCCACGTTCATTAACATTACGGATGACATATGATGATATTTTTATTTATGCAAAAGAGAAGGCTTTGGTTCGACCGCAGTTTGAAGTGATTGGAGATGAGGTAGTCATCCCAGTTATATTTGCAAAAATTAGTGGTGTTTCAAGCCAAAGAGAAGAATACTGGCATCAAATGCATCAATTACTGACAAGTTCGCAAACGGTTTTTGTACAGGAATTTCCTTATGCAGCAACAAGCAGAGCCAATTTTCATTTTCATTATAAGCATTGCTTAGTGAATGGGGAGCTGTCAGTAGAGCGTATTATGCAAAGTGATTGGTGGCAATATGGTGAGTTAACATTGGAGCTACAGCGTGCAATCGCCCACACGATAAAAACTTCCTGTGAGCAGCCCATGTTGAAACAACAGCCAAATGAGACTTTATATGATTTACAGTTATTTTTATTCAAACAAATGACGATGATTCCTCAGGATATCCTGCGATTAATGCAAAGCTTTGATTATTCACAAGATGTACCCAAACTGGTATTATATCAAGCACCTCAGCAACCAGCTTTATCACGTGAGGATATGGCATTATTGGCATTTTTAAATCGTTTTGGTATGGATATTATATTTTATAATCCGACAGGCCAACTTGACTTAGAAAAGCATTTGCAAGAGGATACATTCGATGTACATCGTTTAGAACATATGCTATTTGACTTGCCCTATGAAGAACCCAAACAGCAAAAAACTGCACCCGATAAAATCATTAAAAAACTCTTTAATCGTTTTTTCTAA